A single region of the Streptococcus sanguinis genome encodes:
- the spxB gene encoding pyruvate oxidase: MTQGKITASAAMLNVLKTWGVDTIYGIPSGTLSSLMDALAEDKDIRFLQVRHEETGALAAVMQAKFGGSIGVAVGSGGPGATHLINGVYDAAMDNTPFLAILGSRPVNELNMDAFQELNQNPMYNGIAVYNKRVAYAEQLPKVIDEACRAAVSKKGPAVVEIPVNFGFQEIDENSYYGSGSYERSFIAPALNETEIDKAVEILNKAERPVIYAGFGGVKAGEVITELSRKIKAPIITTGKNFEAFEWNYEGLTGSAYRVGWKPANEVVFEADTVLFLGSNFPFAEVYEAFKNTEKFIQVDIDPYKLGKRHALDASILGDAGQAAKAILDKVNPVESTPWWRANVKNNQNWRDYMNKLEGKTEGELQLYQVYNAINKHADQDAIYSIDVGNTTQTSTRHLHMTPKNMWRTSPLFATMGIALPGGIAAKKDNPDRQVWNIMGDGAFNMCYPDVITNVQYDLPVINLVFSNAEYGFIKNKYEDTNKHLFGVDFTNADYAKIAEAQGAVGFTVDRIEDIDAVVAEAVKLNKEGKTVVIDARITQHRPLPVEVLELDPKIHSEEAIKAFKEKYEAEELVPFRLFLEEEGLQSRAIK; this comes from the coding sequence ATGACTCAAGGAAAAATTACTGCATCTGCAGCAATGCTCAACGTATTGAAGACATGGGGCGTAGACACCATCTACGGTATCCCATCAGGAACACTCAGCTCACTCATGGATGCTTTGGCTGAAGACAAAGATATCCGCTTCTTGCAAGTTCGCCACGAAGAAACAGGTGCTCTTGCAGCGGTGATGCAAGCTAAATTCGGCGGCTCAATCGGGGTTGCAGTTGGTTCAGGTGGTCCAGGTGCGACTCACTTGATTAACGGTGTTTACGATGCAGCTATGGACAACACTCCATTCCTTGCTATCCTTGGATCACGTCCAGTTAACGAACTCAACATGGATGCCTTCCAAGAGCTTAACCAAAACCCAATGTACAACGGTATCGCTGTATACAACAAACGTGTAGCTTACGCTGAGCAATTGCCAAAAGTGATTGACGAAGCTTGCCGTGCTGCTGTTTCTAAAAAAGGTCCAGCTGTTGTTGAAATCCCAGTAAACTTCGGTTTCCAAGAAATCGACGAAAACTCATACTATGGATCAGGTTCATATGAGCGTTCATTCATCGCTCCTGCCTTGAACGAAACTGAAATCGACAAAGCGGTTGAAATCTTGAACAAGGCTGAGCGCCCGGTTATCTATGCTGGATTTGGTGGTGTTAAAGCTGGTGAAGTGATCACTGAATTGTCACGTAAAATCAAAGCCCCAATCATCACAACTGGTAAAAACTTTGAAGCCTTTGAATGGAACTACGAAGGTTTGACAGGTTCTGCTTACCGTGTTGGTTGGAAACCAGCCAACGAAGTGGTCTTTGAAGCAGACACCGTTCTTTTCCTTGGTTCAAACTTCCCATTTGCTGAAGTTTACGAAGCATTCAAGAACACTGAAAAATTCATCCAAGTAGATATCGACCCTTACAAACTTGGTAAACGCCATGCCCTTGACGCTTCTATCCTTGGTGATGCAGGTCAAGCGGCGAAAGCAATCCTTGACAAAGTAAACCCAGTTGAGTCTACTCCATGGTGGCGTGCAAATGTGAAGAACAACCAAAACTGGCGTGATTACATGAACAAACTCGAAGGTAAAACTGAGGGTGAATTGCAATTGTACCAAGTTTACAATGCCATTAACAAACATGCTGATCAGGACGCTATCTACTCAATCGACGTAGGTAACACTACTCAAACGTCGACTCGTCACCTTCACATGACACCTAAGAACATGTGGCGTACATCTCCACTTTTTGCGACAATGGGTATTGCCCTTCCTGGTGGTATCGCTGCTAAGAAAGACAATCCAGATCGCCAAGTATGGAACATCATGGGTGATGGTGCATTCAACATGTGCTATCCAGACGTGATCACAAACGTTCAATACGACCTTCCAGTTATCAACCTTGTCTTCTCAAATGCTGAGTACGGCTTCATCAAGAACAAATACGAAGATACAAACAAACACTTGTTTGGTGTTGACTTCACAAACGCTGACTATGCTAAAATCGCAGAAGCTCAAGGTGCAGTTGGATTTACAGTAGACCGTATCGAAGACATCGATGCAGTTGTTGCTGAAGCTGTGAAGCTCAACAAAGAAGGCAAGACAGTTGTTATCGATGCCCGCATCACTCAACACCGTCCACTTCCAGTAGAAGTACTTGAACTCGATCCAAAAATTCACTCAGAAGAGGCTATTAAAGCCTTTAAGGAAAAATACGAAGCAGAAGAACTCGTACCATTCCGTCTCTTCTTGGAAGAAGAAGGGTTGCAATCACGCGCAATTAAATAA
- a CDS encoding heavy metal translocating P-type ATPase, translating to MVEKQKAVVENGVQKIRITAEKGYSPKEFQLQKGIPAEITFHRVNPSGCYKEILFEDQGILEPLEVGVDKVISFTPTETGDFEFSCGMKMQKGSYTVVEKRRRVLSLRGRFWITSIFTLPLLILMIGMMAGFVSHPVSRWGTFLATTPIMLVAGVPFIKSAWASFKKHHSNMDTLVALGTLVAYVYSVFALFTGQPVYFEAAGFIIFFVLLGQIFEERMRNNASEAVEKLLDLQAKTAQVLRDGNYVEVAAEDIQIDDLIRVRPGEKIAVDGTIVEGSTTIDESMVTGESLPVEKSVGDAVIGSTINSNGTILFKAEKVGSETLLSQIVDFVKMAQSSRAPIQDLTDKISGIFVPVVTILAIATFWVWSVLLGASLQEAMLYAVSVLIIACPCALGLATPTALMVGTGRSAKMGVLIKNGTVLQEVQKIQTVVFDKTGTITIGQPLVTDVVGDEARVLTLAASLETFSEHPLAQAVLSQAEEKGLVLSPVENFQAIEGKGVQGQIDQQLVTLGNGKLHDGTAMDPELEKRMVELQEQAKTVISLSVDGQVIGLIAIQDAPKASSKEAIKKLKERGLKTVMLTGDNERVAQAIAKQVGIDTVIADVLPQEKASAIQKLQEASKVAFVGDGINDAPALSIADVGIAMGSGTDIAIESGGIVLTQNDLLGVVRAFDMSQKTFRRILLNLFWASIYNILGIPIAAGVFAGLGLTLNPELAGLAMALSSVSVLTSSLLLNVAKID from the coding sequence ATGGTAGAAAAACAAAAAGCAGTTGTGGAAAACGGAGTGCAAAAGATCCGTATTACAGCAGAAAAAGGCTATAGTCCAAAGGAATTTCAACTTCAAAAAGGGATCCCTGCTGAAATCACCTTCCATCGGGTCAATCCTTCCGGCTGTTACAAGGAAATTTTGTTTGAAGATCAGGGGATTTTAGAGCCTTTGGAAGTCGGTGTGGATAAGGTGATATCCTTTACTCCGACAGAAACAGGGGACTTCGAGTTTTCATGTGGAATGAAGATGCAAAAGGGTTCCTACACGGTTGTGGAAAAACGCCGTCGTGTCTTAAGTTTACGGGGTCGCTTTTGGATTACTAGTATCTTTACTCTTCCCTTATTGATCTTGATGATCGGGATGATGGCAGGATTTGTATCCCATCCAGTCAGTCGCTGGGGGACTTTTCTAGCGACAACGCCGATCATGTTGGTAGCAGGAGTTCCTTTTATCAAGAGTGCCTGGGCCTCATTTAAGAAGCACCATTCCAATATGGATACCTTGGTAGCTCTTGGAACCCTGGTAGCCTATGTCTATAGTGTATTTGCCCTTTTTACTGGTCAGCCAGTATACTTTGAGGCTGCGGGTTTTATCATCTTCTTTGTCCTCTTAGGGCAAATCTTTGAAGAACGGATGCGTAACAATGCCTCCGAGGCTGTGGAAAAGTTGTTGGATTTGCAGGCAAAAACGGCTCAAGTTCTCCGTGATGGGAACTATGTCGAGGTGGCGGCAGAAGATATCCAAATTGATGACTTGATTCGGGTCCGTCCTGGGGAAAAGATCGCGGTTGATGGGACGATTGTAGAAGGAAGTACGACCATTGATGAGTCGATGGTGACAGGTGAAAGCTTGCCTGTGGAAAAATCAGTTGGTGATGCAGTTATCGGCTCCACTATCAACAGCAATGGGACCATTCTCTTTAAGGCTGAAAAAGTCGGTAGTGAGACCCTCTTATCTCAAATTGTGGACTTTGTCAAAATGGCCCAATCCAGTCGTGCTCCTATTCAAGATTTGACGGATAAGATTTCAGGTATCTTTGTTCCAGTGGTGACGATTTTGGCCATTGCGACTTTCTGGGTTTGGTCCGTGCTTTTGGGCGCGTCGCTTCAAGAGGCCATGCTCTATGCAGTCTCTGTCCTCATTATTGCCTGTCCTTGTGCCCTTGGTTTAGCAACCCCAACAGCCCTGATGGTCGGAACCGGCCGTAGTGCCAAGATGGGCGTTCTGATTAAAAATGGAACAGTTCTTCAAGAAGTGCAAAAGATTCAAACCGTTGTGTTTGATAAGACAGGGACTATTACCATTGGCCAACCACTTGTAACCGATGTTGTAGGAGATGAAGCGCGTGTCTTGACACTGGCTGCTAGTCTTGAAACTTTTTCAGAACATCCACTAGCCCAAGCGGTGTTATCCCAAGCAGAAGAAAAAGGTTTGGTGTTATCCCCTGTGGAAAACTTCCAAGCGATTGAAGGAAAAGGGGTCCAAGGTCAGATCGACCAGCAGTTGGTGACCTTGGGAAATGGCAAACTTCATGACGGGACAGCGATGGATCCGGAGCTTGAAAAACGGATGGTAGAGTTGCAAGAGCAGGCCAAAACAGTGATCAGTTTGTCTGTGGATGGGCAAGTGATTGGCTTGATTGCCATTCAAGATGCTCCGAAGGCCAGCTCAAAAGAAGCGATCAAAAAGCTCAAAGAACGGGGCTTGAAAACGGTCATGTTAACGGGGGATAATGAACGGGTGGCCCAAGCTATTGCTAAGCAAGTGGGAATTGACACCGTCATTGCTGATGTCCTTCCTCAAGAAAAAGCTAGCGCCATCCAAAAACTGCAAGAAGCTAGCAAGGTCGCCTTTGTTGGAGATGGGATCAATGATGCTCCAGCTCTCTCGATCGCGGATGTGGGGATCGCTATGGGATCTGGAACGGATATTGCGATCGAGTCCGGTGGCATCGTGCTCACGCAAAATGATTTACTTGGCGTTGTGCGCGCCTTTGACATGAGTCAAAAGACCTTCCGCAGGATCTTACTCAATCTCTTCTGGGCCTCTATCTACAATATCCTTGGGATTCCAATTGCTGCTGGAGTCTTTGCAGGACTGGGATTGACCCTCAATCCAGAACTAGCAGGTCTTGCCATGGCCTTAAGTTCTGTGTCTGTTTTGACTAGCTCGCTGCTTCTCAATGTTGCGAAAATTGATTAA
- a CDS encoding cupredoxin domain-containing protein has protein sequence MFGLLISIVCLLVVAFIAWWFFAEHEKVSDHARQKSGYQEIEVEVMGGYSPETIVLKKNVPARIIFNRKDPSSCLAQVIFPDFGVHEDLPLGEKHVIEITPEKAGEYGYSCGMNMMHGHMIVE, from the coding sequence ATGTTTGGATTGTTGATTAGTATTGTTTGTTTACTTGTGGTTGCTTTTATTGCTTGGTGGTTCTTTGCAGAGCATGAAAAGGTAAGCGACCACGCTCGTCAGAAATCAGGTTATCAAGAAATTGAAGTCGAAGTCATGGGGGGCTATTCGCCTGAAACCATTGTCCTGAAAAAGAATGTTCCAGCCCGGATCATCTTTAATCGCAAGGATCCATCTTCATGTCTGGCTCAAGTGATCTTTCCAGATTTTGGCGTTCATGAAGATTTGCCTTTAGGTGAAAAACATGTCATTGAAATTACGCCAGAAAAAGCGGGCGAATATGGGTATTCATGTGGAATGAACATGATGCATGGTCACATGATTGTGGAATAA
- a CDS encoding CopY/TcrY family copper transport repressor, with the protein MQISNAEWRIMKIIWMEGKQTSTDLIAVLSERFDWSKSTVKTLLTRLVEKGCLTREKSGKAFVYSALLKQDQSLDLVVEDVKDKVCSKRIVQVLENLIQASDFTLADLNQLQQVLEEKKAEAVETVPCNCM; encoded by the coding sequence ATGCAAATTTCCAATGCGGAATGGCGCATCATGAAGATTATCTGGATGGAAGGCAAGCAGACCAGCACGGATTTGATCGCCGTCTTGTCCGAGCGCTTTGACTGGTCGAAGTCGACGGTCAAGACTCTCTTGACCCGCTTGGTGGAGAAAGGATGTTTGACTAGAGAAAAATCAGGCAAAGCCTTTGTTTACTCGGCTTTGTTGAAGCAGGACCAGAGTTTAGACTTGGTCGTTGAGGATGTGAAAGACAAGGTTTGCTCCAAAAGGATTGTCCAGGTGCTTGAAAACTTGATTCAGGCGAGTGACTTTACGCTTGCAGATCTTAATCAGCTGCAGCAGGTCCTGGAAGAAAAGAAAGCAGAGGCTGTCGAAACAGTCCCTTGCAATTGTATGTAA
- a CDS encoding SGNH/GDSL hydrolase family protein — MAVQLLEEWLLNEQAKLQQNYRELNQLSVKEPDIIFIGDSIVEYYPLYELLQTDKRLLNRGIRGYKTDLLLENLDAHLFGQALDKVFILIGTNDIGKEMPQTETLANLEAIIQEISRDYPLAQIQLLSVLPVNETPAYKSTVYVRSNEKIQALNQAYRQLASAYMNVQFIDLYDAFLDEGGQLRPDYTRDGLHLTIAGYAALSKALQETL, encoded by the coding sequence ATGGCAGTACAATTATTAGAAGAATGGCTTCTCAATGAGCAGGCAAAATTGCAGCAAAACTACAGAGAGCTCAATCAACTCTCCGTCAAGGAGCCAGACATCATCTTTATCGGAGACTCCATTGTGGAATACTATCCTCTCTATGAACTCCTGCAGACGGATAAAAGGCTGCTCAACCGCGGCATTCGGGGCTATAAGACTGATTTGCTTTTAGAAAACCTAGATGCCCATCTCTTTGGTCAGGCTTTGGATAAGGTCTTTATCCTGATAGGTACCAACGATATTGGCAAGGAGATGCCTCAGACAGAAACGCTGGCCAATTTAGAAGCCATTATTCAGGAGATTTCTCGTGATTATCCTCTGGCTCAGATCCAGTTGCTGTCTGTCCTTCCCGTCAATGAAACTCCAGCCTACAAGAGCACGGTCTATGTCCGCAGCAATGAAAAGATTCAGGCCCTTAATCAAGCCTATCGCCAGCTGGCTAGCGCCTACATGAATGTCCAGTTTATTGATCTCTACGATGCTTTTCTGGACGAGGGAGGCCAGCTGCGCCCAGACTACACAAGGGACGGCCTCCATCTGACCATTGCTGGCTATGCAGCCCTGTCCAAGGCTTTGCAGGAGACGTTATAG
- a CDS encoding Cof-type HAD-IIB family hydrolase translates to MIKIEMDKKMTVKMIATDMDGTLLDGQGQLDLPRLTTILDELEKRDIRFVVATGNEIPRMRLLLGDLVERMTLVVANGARIFEKNQLSMSSFWEPGLIRDALAYFAGRERELQLVVTSERGGFVQEGTEFPLIEKVMTKEMAQLFHKRMNFVPSLQDYPLDKVLKMSMMVEEAAAAEHARLINQHFAGRLSAVASGYGAIDILQDGMHKAWGLQQLMAKWQIQSSEIMAFGDSENDIEMLELAGISYAMENGDERVKKVADYLAPANTEAGVLQVIEQYLEEEKG, encoded by the coding sequence ATGATAAAGATAGAAATGGATAAAAAGATGACTGTAAAGATGATAGCGACAGACATGGATGGAACCTTGCTGGATGGACAGGGACAGCTGGATTTGCCTCGTCTGACTACTATTTTAGATGAGCTGGAGAAGAGAGACATTCGCTTTGTGGTGGCTACTGGCAATGAAATTCCACGGATGCGACTGCTATTGGGAGATTTGGTAGAACGCATGACCTTGGTAGTCGCCAACGGAGCGAGGATTTTTGAAAAGAACCAGCTAAGCATGAGCAGTTTCTGGGAACCTGGATTGATTAGGGATGCGCTGGCTTACTTTGCTGGGCGTGAAAGGGAGCTTCAGCTGGTTGTGACCTCTGAAAGAGGCGGCTTTGTCCAAGAGGGGACAGAGTTTCCCTTGATTGAAAAAGTCATGACCAAGGAAATGGCCCAGCTTTTCCATAAGCGGATGAACTTTGTGCCAAGCCTTCAGGATTATCCCCTTGACAAGGTCTTGAAAATGAGTATGATGGTAGAAGAGGCTGCAGCAGCAGAGCATGCTCGTCTGATTAATCAGCATTTTGCAGGCCGATTGAGCGCGGTTGCTAGTGGTTATGGAGCCATTGACATTCTCCAAGATGGGATGCACAAGGCTTGGGGCTTGCAGCAGCTGATGGCTAAGTGGCAGATTCAAAGCTCGGAAATCATGGCTTTTGGGGATAGTGAAAATGATATAGAAATGCTTGAATTAGCTGGTATTTCTTACGCTATGGAAAATGGCGATGAGCGAGTCAAAAAGGTAGCAGATTACCTAGCGCCGGCCAATACAGAAGCCGGTGTTCTACAAGTGATTGAGCAATACTTAGAAGAGGAAAAGGGATAA
- a CDS encoding GntR family transcriptional regulator encodes MSKKEVAFPRYQQIAVAIAERIVDGKYPIGSKIYARSTLASNFNVSPETARKAINVLVDLEIMEVRHGSGAFISSKEKAQQFLETYKDVNSLQDLKSKLHQSIQRQEEEFANFSQLLNQLLSRTKDVQQRFPFNPYELQLSADAINLGKSINELNIWHSTGATIVAVQQGDQLLISPGPYTKLEAGNTIYFVGNELSVGLMHNLFFNEIETNK; translated from the coding sequence ATGAGCAAAAAAGAAGTCGCATTCCCACGCTACCAGCAGATTGCCGTCGCCATTGCCGAGCGAATTGTTGATGGCAAATATCCCATCGGCAGCAAAATCTATGCCCGCTCTACCCTAGCTAGTAACTTCAATGTCTCCCCTGAGACAGCCCGCAAGGCTATCAATGTGCTGGTAGATCTGGAAATCATGGAAGTCCGTCACGGTAGTGGAGCTTTCATCTCCTCCAAGGAAAAAGCTCAGCAGTTTCTTGAGACCTATAAAGATGTCAACTCTCTGCAGGACCTCAAAAGCAAGCTCCACCAGAGCATCCAACGCCAAGAGGAAGAATTTGCCAACTTTTCCCAGCTGCTCAATCAGCTTCTCAGTCGGACCAAAGATGTCCAGCAGCGCTTCCCTTTTAATCCCTACGAGCTCCAGCTCTCAGCAGACGCCATCAACCTAGGAAAATCTATCAATGAGCTCAATATCTGGCACTCGACTGGCGCTACCATTGTCGCAGTCCAGCAGGGAGACCAACTCCTAATCTCGCCTGGTCCTTATACCAAGCTGGAAGCCGGCAATACCATCTACTTTGTTGGCAACGAATTATCGGTCGGTTTGATGCATAATTTATTTTTTAATGAAATTGAAACAAACAAGTGA
- a CDS encoding quaternary amine ABC transporter ATP-binding protein — MNKLEVKHLTKIFGKRQKQALEMVQQAKSKTEILEKTGATVGVYDVNFEVQTGEIFVIMGLSGSGKSTLIRLLNRLIDPTSGDIYIDGQDVAKMNEEELRDVRRHKLNMVFQNFGLFPHRTILENTEFGLEVRGVDKEERTHLAEQALDNAGLLSFKDQYPDQLSGGMQQRVGLARALANNPDILLMDEAFSALDPLIRREMQDELLDLQAEHERTIIFITHDLNEALRIGDRIAIMADGQIMQIGTGEEILTNPANDFVREFVEDVDRSKVLTAQNIMTTPLTTNIDIDGPTVALNRMKKEEVSMLLAVDRKRHLKGSLTAEAARDARKQHQALAEVIDKNVRKVTQETLITDIFPLIYDSPAPLAVVDDKDKLVGVIIKGRVIEALANTTESEE; from the coding sequence TTGAATAAACTAGAAGTAAAACATTTGACTAAAATTTTCGGCAAAAGGCAAAAGCAGGCACTGGAAATGGTGCAGCAAGCCAAAAGCAAAACGGAAATTTTAGAAAAAACCGGTGCTACTGTCGGAGTTTACGATGTAAACTTTGAGGTCCAGACGGGAGAAATTTTTGTCATCATGGGACTGTCCGGTAGTGGGAAGTCTACCCTTATCCGCCTGCTCAACCGATTGATTGACCCGACATCAGGCGACATTTACATCGACGGTCAGGATGTGGCTAAGATGAACGAAGAAGAGCTGCGTGACGTTCGCCGCCATAAGCTCAATATGGTCTTCCAAAACTTTGGACTCTTCCCGCATCGGACCATTCTGGAAAATACTGAGTTCGGTCTGGAAGTCCGAGGTGTTGATAAGGAGGAGCGCACGCACCTAGCTGAACAAGCTCTGGACAATGCCGGTCTCCTGTCCTTCAAGGACCAATACCCCGATCAGCTCTCCGGTGGGATGCAGCAGCGGGTCGGTCTGGCTCGAGCTTTGGCCAACAATCCTGATATTCTGCTCATGGACGAAGCCTTCTCAGCTTTAGACCCCCTCATCCGCCGAGAAATGCAGGATGAGTTACTAGATCTGCAGGCAGAGCATGAGCGTACCATTATTTTTATCACCCACGATCTCAATGAAGCCCTGCGTATTGGTGACCGCATTGCCATCATGGCTGACGGTCAGATTATGCAGATTGGCACCGGTGAGGAAATCCTGACCAATCCAGCCAACGACTTCGTTCGAGAGTTCGTTGAAGATGTGGACCGCTCCAAGGTCTTGACTGCCCAGAATATCATGACAACGCCACTGACTACTAACATTGACATTGACGGACCAACCGTGGCTCTTAATCGGATGAAAAAAGAAGAGGTCAGTATGCTGCTGGCTGTGGATAGGAAGCGGCATCTCAAGGGCAGTCTGACTGCCGAAGCTGCCCGCGATGCCCGTAAGCAACATCAAGCACTGGCTGAAGTGATTGATAAGAACGTCCGCAAGGTCACTCAGGAAACCCTGATTACTGATATTTTCCCGCTGATTTACGATTCACCAGCGCCTCTGGCCGTTGTAGATGATAAGGACAAGTTAGTCGGCGTTATTATCAAAGGTCGAGTCATTGAAGCCTTGGCCAATACTACTGAATCTGAAGAATAA
- a CDS encoding ABC transporter permease/substrate binding protein, with protein MNILQQPIPVSQWVESFTNWVTDTFSGLFSVLQAIGNAIMNGMTDTLLFIPPLLFIAVITIFTYLISKRKLGLPLLTFLGLLFVYNQGLWENLMNTVTLVIVSSAISIIIGIPLGIWMAKSNRVEAIIKPLLDFMQTMPAFVYLIPAVAFFGIGMVPGVFASVIFALPPTVRFTNLAIRQIPTELIEASDSFGGTGKQKLFKVELPLAKNTILAGVNQTIMLALSMVVTASMIGAPGLGRGVLSALQHADIGSGFVNGVSLVILAIIIDRLTQKLNQPLAKKSPVTAKEKRNKIMLWSALAAVILTAFVGNQVTKLQQSKKEKVNLAYVEWDSEVASTNVIAEALKEMGYDVTITPLDNAVMWKSVANGEADAMVSAWLPTTHAALYEEYKDKLVDLGPNLEGVKTGLVVPSYMDADSIEDLSDQAKKTITGIEPGAGIMTATEKTMQEYSNLNGWNLSSSSTGAMTTALDQAIKNKEDIIVTGWSPHWMFSKYDLKYLKDPKGTMGGKEAIHTMTRKNLDKDLPEVNKVLDNFNWTQKDMEEVMLKINEGSSPEAAAKEWIKNHQKEVESWKK; from the coding sequence TTGAATATTTTACAACAGCCAATCCCCGTTTCTCAATGGGTTGAGTCCTTTACTAACTGGGTAACAGATACCTTCTCCGGGCTTTTCTCGGTCCTTCAGGCTATCGGAAATGCCATCATGAATGGGATGACAGACACCCTGCTTTTCATTCCGCCCCTGCTCTTTATCGCAGTCATTACTATCTTTACCTATTTGATTTCCAAGCGTAAGCTGGGACTGCCCCTGCTCACCTTCCTAGGCCTGCTCTTTGTTTACAACCAAGGCCTCTGGGAAAATCTCATGAACACTGTGACCTTGGTCATCGTCTCCAGTGCCATTTCCATTATCATCGGTATTCCACTGGGGATTTGGATGGCTAAGAGCAATCGTGTCGAAGCAATTATCAAGCCCTTGCTGGACTTTATGCAGACCATGCCAGCCTTTGTCTACCTGATACCGGCCGTAGCCTTCTTTGGTATCGGTATGGTGCCTGGGGTCTTTGCCTCTGTCATCTTTGCCCTGCCACCGACTGTCCGCTTTACTAATCTAGCCATTCGTCAGATTCCGACCGAGCTGATTGAAGCGTCAGACTCCTTCGGGGGCACTGGCAAGCAGAAACTCTTCAAAGTCGAGCTGCCCCTGGCTAAAAATACCATCCTAGCTGGGGTTAATCAGACCATCATGCTGGCTCTTTCAATGGTCGTTACCGCCTCTATGATTGGGGCGCCAGGACTGGGCCGCGGCGTTCTCTCTGCCCTGCAGCATGCCGACATCGGTTCTGGATTTGTCAATGGGGTATCTCTGGTTATCTTGGCCATTATCATTGACCGCCTGACCCAGAAGCTCAACCAGCCTCTGGCTAAAAAATCACCGGTCACTGCCAAGGAAAAACGCAACAAGATTATGCTCTGGTCTGCTCTGGCTGCTGTCATCCTGACAGCCTTTGTCGGAAATCAAGTAACCAAGCTTCAGCAAAGCAAAAAAGAAAAGGTCAACCTTGCCTATGTTGAATGGGACTCCGAAGTTGCCTCAACCAATGTCATAGCGGAAGCTCTCAAGGAAATGGGCTACGATGTCACCATCACACCGCTGGACAATGCCGTTATGTGGAAGTCCGTTGCTAATGGCGAAGCCGATGCCATGGTTTCCGCCTGGTTGCCGACCACCCATGCTGCTCTCTATGAGGAGTACAAGGACAAGCTAGTGGACTTGGGGCCAAACCTTGAGGGCGTTAAGACAGGGCTAGTCGTACCAAGCTATATGGATGCTGACTCTATCGAAGACCTGTCAGACCAAGCCAAGAAAACTATCACAGGTATTGAGCCCGGCGCTGGTATCATGACCGCGACTGAGAAGACTATGCAAGAATACAGCAATCTCAATGGCTGGAATCTTTCTTCTTCCTCAACAGGAGCCATGACCACTGCTCTGGATCAGGCTATTAAGAATAAAGAAGATATCATCGTAACCGGCTGGTCACCTCACTGGATGTTCTCCAAATATGACCTCAAGTACCTCAAGGATCCTAAAGGAACCATGGGTGGTAAGGAAGCTATCCACACTATGACTCGGAAAAATCTAGACAAGGACTTACCAGAAGTCAATAAGGTCCTGGATAACTTCAACTGGACTCAAAAGGATATGGAAGAAGTCATGCTTAAGATTAACGAAGGCAGCTCACCAGAAGCTGCAGCCAAAGAGTGGATCAAAAACCACCAGAAAGAAGTCGAAAGCTGGAAGAAATAA